Proteins co-encoded in one Kocuria flava genomic window:
- a CDS encoding endonuclease/exonuclease/phosphatase family protein: MTFNVRRPLPRYRRGDPDAWFDRLPAVQRVLREQRPAVTALQEVHPEQVHPLAAALGPGHLLLGGGREAGGGGEGCLLAVDTGRFEVLDWRQRWLSPTPEVPGSRWPGAPYPRTAVRADLADRRTGAVWRVVATHLDPWPERARLRAVGALQTEALDWAGPLLLLGDMNAPAGRSRTWDAVRAGGLRDALPPGAPGTFHRYRGPGPRVPRLDWILHGGPVRVLDARVLADRPRGRWPSDHFPVLARVEAVPGPPHDGGPAPGEGAGPRRPGRPG; encoded by the coding sequence ATGACCTTCAACGTGCGCCGGCCGCTGCCGCGCTACCGCCGCGGCGACCCGGACGCCTGGTTCGACCGGCTCCCCGCCGTCCAGCGGGTGCTCCGGGAGCAGCGCCCCGCCGTGACGGCCCTCCAGGAGGTCCACCCCGAACAGGTGCACCCGCTGGCCGCGGCCCTGGGCCCCGGCCATCTCCTGCTCGGCGGCGGCCGCGAGGCCGGCGGGGGCGGGGAGGGCTGCCTGCTCGCGGTGGACACCGGGCGCTTCGAGGTCCTGGACTGGCGCCAGCGCTGGCTCTCGCCGACCCCGGAGGTGCCCGGCTCCCGCTGGCCCGGCGCGCCGTACCCGCGCACCGCGGTGCGGGCGGACCTGGCCGACCGCCGCACGGGCGCCGTCTGGCGCGTCGTCGCCACCCACCTGGACCCGTGGCCCGAGCGCGCCCGCCTGCGCGCGGTGGGCGCGCTGCAGACGGAGGCCCTCGACTGGGCGGGGCCCCTGCTGCTGCTGGGCGACATGAACGCCCCCGCCGGCCGGTCCCGCACGTGGGACGCCGTGCGGGCCGGCGGGCTGCGGGACGCGCTGCCGCCGGGGGCGCCCGGGACGTTCCACCGCTACCGGGGACCCGGCCCGCGGGTCCCGCGCCTGGACTGGATCCTGCACGGCGGTCCCGTCCGGGTCCTCGACGCCCGGGTGCTCGCCGACCGGCCGCGGGGCCGGTGGCCCTCCGACCACTTCCCGGTGCTGGCGCGGGTCGAGGCCGTGCCCGGCCCGCCGCACGACGGCGGCCCCGCCCCCGGGGAGGGGGCGGGGCCGCGGCGGCCGGGACGGCCCGGGTGA
- a CDS encoding ABC transporter ATP-binding protein, protein MTGAHRPLLSVRDLQVGFPVPTGRGRGVVQAVAGIDFDIHRGQTVSLVGESGSGKSTVANALLHLVEPTAGTVLLDGRDVTRVRGRELKALRRRIAMVFQDPFASLDPRQHVRRAVEEPLEVHGLGGDAQGRRRRVAELFELVGLSGRFLDRYPHELSGGQRQRVCIARALAGEPDLVVLDEATASLDVSVQAQIMNLLNRLQGELGLTYLFIAHDLAVVEHMSDHVLVMYLGRLMESGDVRDLFGAPAHPYTRALMASAPSADPVAERRRRTAPLAGEVPSPLDPPSGCVFRTRCPWAAPECAGTVPPPVPPPGAHSPGHRAACLRLPAVHAADPPGRGRP, encoded by the coding sequence ATGACCGGTGCGCACCGGCCGCTGCTCAGCGTGCGGGACCTGCAGGTCGGCTTCCCCGTTCCCACCGGCCGCGGCCGGGGCGTGGTCCAGGCGGTGGCCGGGATCGACTTCGACATCCACCGGGGGCAGACGGTGTCCCTGGTCGGCGAGTCCGGCTCCGGCAAGTCCACCGTGGCCAACGCGCTGCTGCACCTGGTGGAGCCCACCGCGGGCACCGTGCTGCTCGACGGCCGGGACGTCACCCGGGTGCGCGGGCGGGAGCTCAAGGCCCTGCGCCGGCGGATCGCCATGGTCTTCCAGGACCCCTTCGCCTCCCTGGACCCCCGCCAGCACGTCCGGCGGGCCGTCGAGGAGCCCCTCGAGGTGCACGGGCTCGGCGGGGACGCGCAGGGGCGCCGCCGCCGGGTCGCGGAGCTGTTCGAGCTCGTGGGCCTCTCCGGCCGCTTCCTGGACCGGTACCCGCACGAGCTCTCGGGCGGGCAGCGCCAGCGCGTGTGCATCGCCCGGGCGCTCGCGGGCGAGCCGGACCTCGTGGTCCTCGACGAGGCGACGGCCTCCCTGGACGTCTCCGTCCAGGCCCAGATCATGAACCTGCTCAACCGGCTGCAGGGCGAGCTGGGGCTCACCTACCTGTTCATCGCCCACGACCTCGCCGTCGTGGAGCACATGAGCGACCACGTCCTCGTGATGTACCTCGGCCGGCTCATGGAGAGCGGGGACGTCCGGGACCTCTTCGGCGCCCCCGCCCACCCGTACACCCGGGCGCTGATGGCCTCCGCCCCGTCGGCCGACCCCGTCGCGGAGCGCCGCCGCCGGACCGCCCCGCTCGCGGGAGAGGTGCCCTCCCCCCTCGACCCGCCCTCCGGGTGCGTCTTCCGCACCCGCTGCCCGTGGGCCGCGCCGGAGTGCGCCGGGACGGTCCCGCCCCCGGTCCCGCCGCCGGGGGCGCACTCCCCCGGCCACCGCGCCGCGTGCCTGCGGCTGCCGGCCGTGCACGCCGCGGACCCGCCGGGCCGCGGAAGACCCTGA
- a CDS encoding SLC13 family permease, whose amino-acid sequence MERPPSEPRPRVDDLDARPDDGAEIDSLSPGERAPAEEPRAHRIKWAGLLAGLALALLVYVLLPGDLAHPAKLTAATAVLMGVWWMTEAVPIPATALLPLIVFPVLGEDVAVDDVGASYGSNIIFLFMGGFLLALAMQRWNLHRRIALRTVRVMGTRPAQMVAGFMVATAFLSMWVSNTATAVMMLPIGVSVLLLLPGLMGGAGAPADGGTGDAADTRAPARTGASADPQSAEVKEAVIESNFGTALMLGIAYAASIGSLSTIIGTPPNTLLVGYLQESHDISIGFGQWMLVGVPLSLVMLVITWFLLTKVLFKPEIEEIPGGRRLIEEELHRLGPMSTGEKLVLAVFALAALSWVFVPVVFDSPPISDAGIAMAVGLLLFLLPAGAKRGVRLLDWESAVKLPWGVLLLFGGGLALSAQFSSSGLTDWIGEQAGALGTVPVLLVVVIFTAGIIFLTELTSNTATAATFLPVAGGVALGLGLDPMLLAIPVALAATCAFMLPVATPPNAIAFGSGYVTIGQMIRGGLWLNLIGIVLITAVTMTLAVWVFGIVY is encoded by the coding sequence ATGGAACGACCACCGTCCGAGCCCCGTCCGCGCGTCGACGACCTCGACGCCCGCCCGGACGACGGGGCGGAGATCGACTCCCTGTCCCCCGGCGAGCGCGCCCCGGCCGAGGAGCCGCGCGCCCACCGCATCAAGTGGGCGGGCCTGCTGGCGGGCCTGGCCCTGGCCCTGCTCGTCTACGTCCTGCTGCCGGGCGACCTCGCCCACCCCGCGAAGCTCACGGCCGCCACCGCGGTGCTGATGGGCGTGTGGTGGATGACCGAGGCCGTGCCCATCCCGGCCACCGCGCTGCTGCCGCTGATCGTCTTCCCCGTCCTGGGGGAGGACGTGGCCGTCGACGACGTCGGCGCCTCCTACGGCAGCAACATCATCTTCCTGTTCATGGGCGGGTTCCTGCTCGCCCTGGCCATGCAGCGGTGGAACCTGCACCGGCGGATCGCGCTGCGCACGGTCCGGGTGATGGGCACCCGGCCGGCGCAGATGGTCGCCGGCTTCATGGTGGCCACCGCCTTCCTGAGCATGTGGGTCTCCAACACCGCGACCGCGGTCATGATGCTGCCCATCGGTGTGTCCGTGCTGCTCCTGCTGCCGGGGCTGATGGGCGGCGCGGGCGCACCGGCGGACGGGGGCACCGGGGACGCCGCGGACACGCGCGCACCCGCGCGGACCGGGGCCTCGGCCGACCCGCAGAGCGCCGAGGTCAAGGAGGCGGTCATCGAGTCGAACTTCGGCACCGCCCTGATGCTCGGCATCGCCTACGCCGCCTCGATCGGATCGCTGTCGACCATCATCGGGACCCCGCCGAACACGCTGCTCGTGGGCTACCTGCAGGAGAGCCACGACATCAGCATCGGCTTCGGCCAGTGGATGCTGGTGGGCGTGCCGCTGTCGCTGGTGATGCTCGTGATCACCTGGTTCCTGCTCACCAAGGTGCTGTTCAAGCCCGAGATCGAGGAGATCCCCGGCGGCCGGCGGCTGATCGAGGAGGAGCTGCACCGGCTCGGGCCGATGTCCACCGGCGAGAAGCTCGTGCTGGCGGTCTTCGCCCTCGCGGCCCTGAGCTGGGTGTTCGTCCCCGTGGTCTTCGACTCCCCGCCGATCAGCGACGCCGGGATCGCGATGGCCGTGGGGCTGCTGCTGTTCCTCCTGCCGGCCGGTGCGAAGCGGGGCGTGCGCCTGCTCGACTGGGAGTCCGCGGTCAAGCTCCCCTGGGGGGTGCTGCTGCTCTTCGGCGGCGGGCTGGCGCTGTCCGCCCAGTTCTCCTCCTCCGGGCTCACCGACTGGATCGGCGAGCAGGCCGGCGCCCTGGGGACCGTGCCGGTGCTGCTCGTCGTCGTGATCTTCACGGCCGGGATCATCTTCCTCACCGAGCTGACGAGCAACACGGCCACCGCGGCCACGTTCCTGCCGGTGGCCGGCGGCGTGGCCCTGGGGCTGGGCCTGGACCCCATGCTCCTGGCGATCCCGGTCGCGCTGGCCGCCACGTGCGCGTTCATGCTGCCGGTGGCCACCCCGCCCAACGCCATCGCCTTCGGCTCGGGCTACGTGACCATCGGGCAGATGATCCGGGGCGGGCTGTGGCTGAACCTGATCGGCATCGTGCTCATCACCGCCGTGACGATGACGCTGGCCGTGTGGGTGTTCGGCATCGTCTACTGA